Proteins from a single region of Helicobacteraceae bacterium:
- a CDS encoding polymer-forming cytoskeletal protein, with translation MAVDTSGTTIVAKGTKITGTVEVECKLHVDGQVDGTIRSSNIVTVGSSGSVKGEIYAEKLVVSGELEGNADCANVEILAGGKMNGDLVSSNLIIEAQAVFEGYSKIRVAGGAVGKGKGELQKLKE, from the coding sequence GTGGCAGTGGACACTTCTGGAACAACTATCGTCGCAAAAGGAACCAAGATTACAGGCACCGTCGAAGTCGAATGCAAACTTCACGTCGACGGACAAGTAGATGGGACAATTCGCTCGTCTAATATTGTAACCGTCGGTTCTTCGGGTAGCGTCAAAGGCGAGATTTACGCCGAAAAATTGGTCGTTAGCGGCGAATTGGAAGGCAACGCCGATTGCGCCAACGTGGAGATACTAGCCGGCGGTAAAATGAACGGCGATCTTGTATCCTCCAATCTGATCATAGAGGCGCAAGCGGTATTTGAGGGTTACAGCAAAATTCGCGTCGCCGGCGGCGCCGTTGGCAAGGGCAAAGGCGAACTTCAAAAATTAAAAGAGTAG